In Ipomoea triloba cultivar NCNSP0323 chromosome 7, ASM357664v1, a single genomic region encodes these proteins:
- the LOC116024129 gene encoding uncharacterized protein LOC116024129: MEQLRRRMDELQRKLEAREGSAEPQEVLTSPFTDDVMAEPLPRDFRFPTIKAYTGSADPRSHLNRYRAAIMMTGASDAVMCRGFFATLDGQAQDWFTSLPEKSISTFADLSVKFLSYYACSTPKKKQFASMCNNVRSGPFHRNLIQNRPKTYAVLLDRAARFVEAEEVERKKKEEEQGRRDKAPQDERRAPKPPRQAGPRLAPLRYLTPLTHSVSAILEHAEVMGIVSYPQECMKVSPNADPNKYCRFHRQQGHDTDECMVLKKQIEELIQRGYLGQYVKRSGQGRPPANVWIKKGGPEPPASGSRKRELDQFTEEEEKELDESHPPKKQVIHVIFGGPEGGDTQSERKKWARKRRSRGGNLSSSQTTTSQMDPYPTVMPW; encoded by the exons ATGGAGCAGTTACGTAGGCGGATGGACGAGCTCCAGCGTAAGTTGGAAGCACGAGAAGGGTCCGCGGAGCCTCAGGAGGTGTTGACCTCCCCCTTCACCGACGATGTCATGGCGGAGCCGCTACCGAGGGATTTCCGATTCCCAACCATCAAGGCTTATACGGGGTCGGCCGACCCTCGGTCCCACCTCAACAGGTATCGGGCCGCCATCATGATGACGGGTGCGAGTGACGCCGTCATGTGCCGGGGCTTTTTCGCAACCCTTGACGGCCAAGCGCAAGACTGGTTCACATCGTTGCCCGAGAAATCCATCTCGACCTTTGCGGATCTCTCGGTGAAATTCTTGTCGTACTACGCCTGCAGCACACCGAAGAAGAAGCAGTTTGCCAGTATGTGCAA CAACGTCAGATCAGGTCCTTTCCACCGCAACCTCATCCAAAACCGTCCCAAGACATACGCCGTGTTGCTAGACCGAGCGGCGAGGTTCGTAGAGGCGGAGGAGGtcgaaagaaagaagaaggaggaAGAGCAAGGGCGGCGAGACAAGGCACCCCAGGATGAACGCCGTGCGCCGAAGCCCCCACGCCAGGCCGGGCCGCGGCTGGCCCCATTGCGCTACCTCACTCCCTTAACGCATTCGGTGAGTGCTATCCTCGAGCACGCCGAGGTCATGGGCATAGTATCATACCCACAGGAATGCATGAAGGTGTCGCCCAACGCGGACCCCAACAAATATTGCCGTTTCCACAGGCAGCAAGGGCACGACACGGACGAGTGCATGGTTCTCAAGAAACAGATCGAGGAGCTCATTCAGAGGGGCTACCTCGGCCAATACGTCAAAAGGTCGGGGCAAGGCCGACCTCCGGCCAATGTGTGGATAAAGAAGGGTGGTCCCGAGCCACCCGCCTCCGGGTCGCGCAAGAGAGAGCTCGACCAAttcaccgaggaagaggagaaggaGCTGGACGAGTCCCACCCCCCAAAAAAACAGGTCATCCATGTTATCTTTGGTGGTCCCGAAGGAGGAGACACACAATCAGAAAGGAAGAAATGGGCTCGGAAGAGAAGAAGCAGAGGAGGGAACCTATCATCTTCACAGACGACGACCTCCCAGATGGACCCCTACCCCACCGTGATGCCTTGGTGA